In Aspergillus fumigatus Af293 chromosome 2, whole genome shotgun sequence, a genomic segment contains:
- a CDS encoding ribonuclease P subunit p20 family protein, translated as MIASFGAPPLDQLHTTRDTVTRANPDQITRTPITTMAKQPLVKTLQFEKKNKDMLKLPKYARVQKRPIPHAPVASPYAGASVPKIVYVSTKSPFMSAVKRVQKLLRQAEKRATAAVNLSSSKTTDRQKLAEVARGQEQLSEEAVFVKATGRAIEKALSVGRWFEERGNEYAVRVKTGSVLVVDDIEEDEEAKRKAIVEAERVLQQEQAQKKKEDEKDDGQPAADQSVDAPAQPVSKSETKKRKRAANVLASASSEELPETRTRWVNMVEIAVTLK; from the exons ATGATAGCATCATTCGGAGCACCACCATTAGACCAGTTGCACACAACAAGAGATACAGTCACTAGAGCAAACCCTGACCAAATCACCAGAACTCCCATCACCACCATGGCCAAACAACCTCTCGTCAAAACCCTCCAGTtcgagaaaaagaacaaagacatgCTCAAGCTCCCAAAAT ACGCTCGCGTCCAAAAACGCCCTATTCCACATGCCCCCGTCGCATCCCCCTACGCCGGCGCCTCGGTCCCGAAAATCGTCTACGTCTCCACCAAGTCCCCCTTCATGAGCGCCGTCAAACGCGTCCAGAAGCTTCTCCGACAGGCTGAAAAACGCGCCACGGCGGCGGTCAATCTCTCAAGTAGCAAGACGACAGATCGGCAGAAGCTGGCTGAGGTAGCGCGTGGACAGGAGCAGCTGAGTGAGGAGGCGGTGTTTGTCAAGGCCACGGGCCGGGCGATCGAGAAGGCGCTAAGCGTTGGGCGGTGGTTCGAGGAGCGGGGGAATGAGTATGCCGTGCGGGTGAAGACGGGGAGTGTGCTCGTCGTGGATGatattgaggaagacgaggaggcgAAGCGGAAGGCGATTGTGGAGGCGGAGAGGGTTCTGCAGCAGGAACAggcgcagaagaagaaggaagacgagaAAGATGATGGTCAGCCAGCCGCGGATCAGTCTGTCGACGCTCCCGCGCAGCCTGTATCGAAATCAGaaacgaagaagaggaaacgcGCTGCGAATGTTCTGGCCTCAGCCTCCAGTGAGGAGTTGCCGGAGACACGAACGCGATGGGTCAACATGGTGGAGATCGCCGTGACGCTTAAGTGA
- a CDS encoding putative UDP-glucose:glycoprotein glucosyltransferase, translated as MAIGLGSVTSWRLCLVILAAFTPLVCGSPSVNVALQASFDSAPYLLELLETAAEENSTSYFPLLDRIAEGTFDDATTEKQLYDRFLQVVYDDGHLSTPELLSSFKLSLAIRSAAPRITAHYHFYNASVQHSLMAAQDAACPVWVHSEGKQYCSSSMERAQQDVMGESDPRELPFDRVLGDLSLPPAVLYADIASPMFKDFHHTLSALAKDGQVSYRVRYRPPQHWISRPLFVSGYGVELALKRTDYIVIDDRDAEKRSQKDSGSSEWASVEEESPDDLGALSSSEVARLGLNTVSYVMDSEEPLDTLVRISQDFPKHSAKIAAYNASDALLKDIRTSRLGMLPSGVNVMWINGVQIDPRQIDAFSLLDHLRRERKLIDKFRSIGLSAQEAVDLLCHQTLGETLAKDSPPRYNYRDQIEGGGVIIWMNDLEKDTKYQSWPDDLSAYLQPMYPGQLPAVRRDAHNIVAPVDLTSSDDMELVVKTLQVFVKRKIPVRFGLVPLASSPGSVAQLKVAHYLHETFGLASLIHYLEESAAKKKIGSPDKAIFQHAIKDRTSRPNKQILSFDEILKSDELEILVSRTKQYQDRLGIKGNAPYILVNGVFVPRDDNWPQEMSMRVGRDLQTIQQGVVDGSIEEDTWLPELFLSEAFDRRNPLIIPEDSKDIRIVDISKLAKSRGDSADTLRIASEMDTLDSKHLIVVGDFDSENGLKLLVEALELRATHGEVEMVLIHNPAPDVETESGSALIYNALKGTDKVDASRVLRHLKTAENTNFPEAEAKKMSQFWEAQQALARDLGFLPGTNGVIVNGRAIGPLPDGSTLSKEDLDGLLTYEEARRIGPVAKAAKDLGLESKLSGPLALAELSSLAALSTVSDVPEGIFEQMSSIRMDLFKKWNDLLSVITVSTSEDPAIIIAASIDPTSETAQRWLPILKVLSRLAGVRVTLALNPRDQIQELPTKRFYRYVLDSEPSFNDDGTLARPTATFSGVPVEALLTLGMDVPSPWLVAPKESIYDLDNIKLSSLKPDANVDAIYALEHILIEGHSRDVTVKTAPRGVQLILGTEDNPHFADTIIMANLGYFQFKAQPGLWKINLKPGRSQRIFNLDSVGGQGYSPQPGDENNEVALLSFQGKTLFPRLSRKKGQEMEDVLDTDVKSGSAMDYVSKGFNFAQGVLSSVGVGSKDGLAEKQADINIFSVASGHLYERMLNIMMVSVMRNTKHTVKFWFIEQFLSPSFKSFLPHLAREYGFSYEMVTYKWPHWLRAQREKQREIWGYKILFLDVLFPLSLDKVIFVDADQIVRTDMYDLVSLDLEGAPYGFTPMCDSREEMEGFRFWKQGYWKNFLRGLPYHISALYVVDLNRFRALAAGDRLRGQYQMLSADPNSLSNLDQDLPNHMQHHIPIKSLPQEWLWCETWCSDDSLSTARTIDLCNNPQTKEPKLDRARRQVPEWTKYDDEIAALAERVALEQQRQQLEEMESADEDEESGWEKDEL; from the exons ATGGCTATAGGCTTAGGCTCCGTCACATCGTGGCGGCTTTGCCTTGTAATACTGGCTGCGTTTACCCCTTTGGTCTGTGGCAGCCCATCTGTCAATGTTGCTTTACAAGCATCATTCGATTCAGCACCGTATCTTTTAGAGCTATT AGAAACAGCTGCGGAGGAGAACTCAACGTCGTACTTTCCCTTACTCGATCGTATCGCGGAGGGAACCTTTGACGATGCGACCACAGAAAAGCAGCTTTATGACCGTTTCCTACAAGTCGTTTATGATGATGGGCATCTCAGCACTCCGGAACTTTTGTCGTCGTTTAAGCTGTCTTTAGCGATTCGGTCGGCGGCCCCTCGAATCACGGCCCACTATCATTTCTATAATGCGTCTGTCCAGCATTCGTTGATGGCGGCGCAGGATGCCGCATGTCCTGTCTGGGTTCATTCGGAGGGTAAACAGTATTGCTCCTCCAGTATGGAGCGTGCCCAGCAGGACGTGATGGGAGAGTC AGATCCGCGAGAACTTCCCTTCGATCGTGTGCTAGGAGATTTATCGCTCCCACCGGCTGTTCTCTATGCCGATATTGCGTCTCCCATGTTCAAGGACTTTCATCATACCTTGAGTGCGCTCGCCAAGGACGGGCAGGTCTCGTATCGTGTGCGCTACCGACCACCTCAGCATTGGATATCTCGTCCCCTCTTTGTGTCTGGCTATGGTGTCGAACTTGCTCTCAAGCGGACGGATTATATCGTGATTGATGACCGTGATGCTGAGAAAAGGAGCCAAAAGGATTCGGGGAGTTCTGAGTGGGCTAGCGTGGAGGAAGAATCGCCTGATGACCTGGGAGCCCTGTCTTCCTCAGAAGTGGCCCGTCTCGGTCTGAACACGGTCAGCTACGTGATGGACAGTGAGGAGCCCTTGGATACGCTTGTGAGGATTTCTCAGGATTTTCCCAAGCACTCAGCCAAGATCGCGGCCTACAATGCGTCTGACGCTCTGCTGAAAGATATTCGTACGAGCCGGCTTGGAATGCTTCCTTCAGGCGTCAATGTCATGTGGATCAATGGCGTGCAGATTGATCCTCGTCAGATAGACGCATTCTCTCTTTTGGATCACCTCCGCCGCGAAAGAAAACTAATCGATAAATTTCGAAGCATTGGACTTTCTGCTCAGGAAGCTGTCGATCTGCTCTGCCATCAGACCCTCGGAGAGACACTGGCGAAGGATTCGCCTCCGCGTTACAACTACCGAGACCAAATTGAGGGCGGCGGCGTGATCATCTGGATGAACGACCTAGAAAAGGATACAAAATACCAATCATGGCCGGACGACCTCTCGGCA TATCTCCAGCCCATGTACCCGGGCCAACTCCCTGCTGTGCGGCGTGATGCGCATAATATTGTCGCTCCTGTGGACCTCACTAGCTCTGACGACATGGAGCTGGTCGTCAAAACTCTCCAGGTGTTTGTCAAGAGGAAGATCCCAGTGCGATTTGGTTTGGTACCCCTTGCTTCGTCTCCCGGATCCGTCGCGCAACTCAAAGTCGCTCATTATCTCCATGAGACTTTTGGTCTGGCCAGTCTAATCCACTATTTGGAAGAG TCCGCAGCCAAGAAAAAGATAGGGTCTCCGGACaaggccatcttccagcatgCCATCAAGGATCGAACTTCGCGGCCTAATAAGCAAATTCTGTCATTCGACGAGATTTTGAAGAGCGATGAGCTTGAGATCCTGGTTTCCCGAACCAAGCAATATCAAGATCGACTTGGAATCAAGGGCAACGCTCCATATATCTTGGTGAATGGAGTCTTTGTGCCTCGGGACGACAACTGGCCTCAAGAAATGAGTATGAGGGTTGGTCGCGACTTGCAGACTATCCAACAAGGAGTAGTGGATGGATCTATCGAGGAAGATACCTGGCTTCCCGAACTTTTCCTCTCGGAAGCATTCGATCGCCGCAATCCCTTGATAATCCCCGAGGATTCAAAGGATATCCGAATTGTGGACATTTCGAAACTCGCAAAGTCTAGGGGAGACTCCGCTGATACTCTTCGCATTGCATCTGAGATGGATACACTCGACAGTAAGCACTTGATCGTTGTCGGAGACTTTGACTCCGAGAACGGCCTGAAGTTGCTTGTTGAGGCTCTTGAACTTCGGGCGACACACGGCGAAGTGGAGATGGTTCTGATTCATAACCCAGCTCCTGATGTAGAGACGGAAAGCGGATCTGCCCTGATCTATAACGCATTGAAGGGGACAGACAAAGTGGATGCTTCCCGAGTTCTAAGACATTTGAAGACTGCGGAAAACACCAACTTTCCCGAAGCAGAGGCAAAGAAAATGTCCCAATTTTGGGAGGCGCAGCAAGCCTTGGCTAGAGATCTCGGGTTTTTGCCTGGAACGAATGGTGTCATTGTCAACGGCAGAGCGATTGGGCCTCTCCCAGATGGATCGACGCTATCGAAGGAAGATCTGGACGGACTTCTGACCTACGAAGAGGCGAGGAGAATAGGTCCTGTTGCAAAGGCCGCAAAAGATCTCGGTTTGGAGTCGAAGCTCTCTGGCCCTCTTGCGCTTGCCGAACTCAGCTCTCTTGCGGCTCTTTCGACCGTGTCCGACGTTCCTGAGGGCATTTTTGAGCAGATGTCCAGCATTAGAATGGATTTGTTCAAGAAATGGAACGATTTGCTGTCTGTCATAACTGTTTCTACTTCTGAAGATCCAGCTATCATAATCGCTGCTTCTATTGATCCTACATCGGAAACAGCACAGAGATGGCTGCCAATCTTGAAGGTGCTCTCGAGATTAGCTGGTGTCCGGGTCACATTGGCCCTGAACCCACGTGATCAGATCCAGGAGCTACCAACGAAGCGATTCTATCGCTATGTCTTGGACTCGGAGCCATCGTTCAACGATGATGGAACTCTTGCAAGGCCCACTGCCACCTTTTCTGGCGTGCCAGTAGAGGCACTTCTCACATTGGGCATGGATGTCCCATCCCCCTGGCTCGTTGCTCCTAAGGAATCGATCTACGACCTGGACAACATCAAATTGAGCTCCTTGAAACCAGATGCCAATGTTGACGCCATCTACGCACTCGAACACATCTTGATTGAAGGACATTCGCGCGATGTCACGGTCAAGACTGCCCCGAGGGGAGTACAGCTAATTCTCGGCACCGAAGACAATCCTCACTTCGCTGATACTATCATCATGGCGAATTTGGGTTATTTCCAGTTCAAAGCTCAGCCGGGACTGTGGAAGATCAACCTTAAACCTGGCCGCAGTCAGCGCATTTTCAACCTTGACAGTGTCGGCGGCCAGGGGTACAGTCCGCAACCGGGTGATGAGAACAACGAAGTTGCACTCCTCTCATTCCAAGGGAAGACTCTATTCCCTCGCCTTTCGCGTAAGAAGGGccaggagatggaagatgtCTTAGACACAGACGTCAAATCCGGCTCAGCGATGGACTACGTATCTAAGGGCTTCAACTTTGCTCAGGGTGTACTCTCAAGTGTAGGTGTTGGTTCTAAAGATGGTTTGGCTGAGAAGCAGGCGGACATCAACATCTTCTCTGTGGCGAGCGGTCACCTGTACGAGCGAATGCTGAACATCATGATGGTATCCGTGATGCGAAACACCAAGCATACCGTCAAATTCTGGTTTATTGAACAATTCCTCTCGCCTTCATTCAAATCCTTCCTTCCTCATTTGGCAAGAGAATATGGCTTTTCGTACGAAATGGTCACCTACAAATGGCCGCACTGGCTTCGAGCGCAGCGGGAGAAACAAAGGGAGATCTGGGGATACAAGATCCTCTTTTTGGACGTCCTTTTCCCGCTTTCACTAGATAAGGTCATCTTCGTGGATGCCGATCAAATCGTGCGCACAGATATGTACGACCTCGTCTCTCTAGATCTCGAGGGCGCGCCATACGGCTTCACACCCATGTGCGATTCCCgcgaagagatggaaggcTTCCGTTTCTGGAAGCAAGGATACTGGAAGAACTTTCTCCGCGGTCTCCCCTATCACATCTCAGCACTGTACGTGGTAGATCTAAACCGCTTCCGGGCGCTTGCGGCCGGCGATCGCCTTCGCGGACAGTATCAGATGCTCTCCGCGGATCCTAACAGTCTGAGTAATCTCGACCAAGACCTGCCGAACCATATGCAGCATCACATCCCGATCAAGAGCCTTCCCCAGGAGTGGCTGTGGTGCGAGACCTGGTGCTCGGACGACTCGCTTAGCACGGCGAGGACGATTGACCTGTGTAACAACCCGCAAACAAAGGAGCCCAAACTGGACAGGGCCCGAAGACAGGTCCCTGAATGGACGAAATATGACGATGAAATTGCGGCATTGGCGGAAAGAGTCGCCTTGGAgcaacaacgacaacagctagaagagatggagtctgcagacgaagacgaggagtCTGGTTGGGAAAAGGATGAGCTCTAG